The genomic interval CTGAAAGTACACCATGTCCCAGAAGCCCTGCAAGTCAGTACAGGTTGTTATTTTCTCTCCACGCCCCAAGTCGCAGTCATCCACCAGCCCGTTGAACTGGCTGAAGCGCTCTTTCATCAACAGTCTTGCCTGGCCCACAGCAGTGCGCATCCGGTCTCGCACTACACGGACAAGGAGAAATATACTTATTTCATATAACTGTATATCATCACTGTCTTGCAGAAACCTTGTATATccatattttgtctttttatttttttcgtaATTCATTACTGTTGGTCACTCTTTAcgtctgtctgtgggttttgcaaatatcTAACCAATGAGAAGTATTAAAaagcttgtgactaaaccttgtatctccattggatcctcaaactgacggtaaaacctcataactccacccCGCCTCTATAGTGAACCATACACATTTAGACCATCTCtacttgtatacaatgcaagggtAAGTTAAGAACTGGTTGTTTGAATAAGTctagcattttctttactcaagaatCACTATATTTATAAAGGCTATTGTTTTATGTATGAGGAACAGAGAAGAGTGTCTCAGTCTAGCATTTATTGTTGAGTCATAGCCAATACTGTCTTAAATAGCCTCTGCACAAACTTTATCTTTAATAAGATGGCCAAATGACCAAAAACTGAGTGTCCACATATCTACAGTAAACTTTATGAAAACGTAATTTGATGCACTTACTGCCTCAGATGAGGCCGTTCTAATGACTGATACAACATATATGTTCGACAGTCTCTGGTCAAAAACTTTGtaactccatttgagcttgattttggtaaaatgttaatataatggCACATGCAAGTGTCTGAACACATAAAAAGCCACTATATCAACTTTGACAACACTGTTTAATTAttcaacaaaaagaaaaagaaaaaaagtagcaTTTCTGGAGATAGGAGGTTTCCGCCCGACAGTAAcgatattaaacatcaaatatgttCTAATTAGCTGTGACTGTGCCATTTTCACTTTCAGTGTGGACAGAAATTATTCCTTGCTGGAAAGCTTGCGTCAAACCTAGTTAGGATACTGTGTTAGACTTTGTTGTTGAATTAGGACAACTTTGAATTGAATACTGGTCAAAACTAAAGCCTTACTCTCTTCCGGGATAGAGGCATCATCAAATCGTGATTCCCACAGCTCAGAAAGTCCAGTCAAACGCTCAGTCTCGCTGGCCATCACTGCCCTATTGAAACAACACATACAGTGAAACATTACACTACCCCTCAAAATTTTTGggtcagcaatttttttttaaagaaattaacacttattCAGGAAGGATGacaacaagttatgaagtaaaatatctagcttccgccagaccaccttctgtattcaacgtacgaagaaagtgtaaaactcttgcagttcacaaagcttacactatgtcctacgccttccctattcaacttacggaaaaaagtGTCAAACgcaacgccagtttacactttcttcgtaacttgaatacagaaggcggtctggcagaagctagatattttacttcataacttgttaaatatggattttttttttttattattattattttttttacacaaacgcatcacttcacttcagaaggcctttattaaccccctggagccgtgtggagtacatatttatgatggatggatgtggatggaagcactttcttaagctcatactcgtgggtcccattcactgccattataaagcttggatgtgtcaggaaatgtattaaaatatttccgagtgtgtttatcagaaacaagaaagtcatatacacctaggatggcttgagggtgagtaaagcttgggctaattttcatttgaaagtgaactaatcctttaaatagtGTAATAAAAgctctttcaaaaaataaaaaataataataaaattgtacCAATTCCAAACTTTAAAACAGTAGAGTATGTAATTTGATATAATGGCTGGTTAATTGTATAATatctaatgaaaataaaataaagacaattGACCAATCCAGAAAAAGTATCCCAGAAAGCTGTGCATAAATGGAGACTAATGCATTactaaaacactaataaaaagTTACTACTACATACTAATGAGTCAGTTCTATTAAAGGTAGATATCTGCCTCACCTAAAATATGCAACATCATGCTGAGGCTCCAAGGGGGACGAAGGAGGGAATGGTGCTGCAGAGGTGGACGGCAAAGGGGAGGATGGGGCAGGAGGAGGAGAGGACACTGAGGGAGGGTTTGTGGGAAGATCTGGTGGAGGGGTTGACAGAGAAGGTGGAGGGGATGAGAGTGAAGAAGCAGGGTCAACAGGTTTTGGGGGAGAGGGGAAGGTGGGCTCCACGCTGGCTTCAGAAAGAATGCTATAAAAGAGAAATATGATAGTATTATTTCAGACCAGCTTAAATAACAAAGCTTACAGTTATCACACATTCACTTTATCAGAATGAAATTAAAAAGGTACCTTGGTGAGAGGAAGGCACTGGCTGAACGTGGAGAGAGGGGTGCAGGCTCAAACGAACTAAGACCAACAGGAGGCTGGAACACGAATCCCTGAGGAGCAAATGAGGGGGGAGCAGCTTTGGGTTCCTCTTCCTCAGAAACCACAGAATTAACAGCAGTGTCCTTTTTCTCAGCCGGCTAAAATATCCAAGCATAAAATATAATTCTTAACTTTCAGAAAATTACAAAACCAAAAAGATAGATATGACAGATCACCTCACcttattttcaatatttgtCTTTGTGTTGCCTGTGTAAGATAATGAGATGTACTGATTaatgacacacatacacaaatatcCTGTAGTTCTGGACTGATGCAACATTACTTCCATCTGAGCAACACTGTggcaatataaaacaataacatgTACAATACCAGAAAATATGCCAATAGAAAACAACTGTAGCCTCATTACCTTGTGTGGCTTTGCCTCTGCCAGAAGAGGGCGCTGCAGGACATTTAACAGTTGATCTCGTTTTTGTAGTCCTTGAATCTAAATCACACAGAGAAAGTGTGTCACAGAGACAAAGTTTTCTGAAAAACCcaagatttaaaatgttatgttaaaataaaactCACCAGCAGCTGGTTTAACCACAGCTACCGGTGTCATTTTAGCAGCTGATCGTGTGGTTGGAGCTCTCACAGATGGTTCAACtgtaaaagaaataataatgcTCTGCATGGGCTCTTAATTCAAGTGTACACTACcatcaaagtttggggtcagtaatattttttaaagaaattattacttttattcagcaaggatgcattaaattgataaaaagtgacagtaaagagacTATGTGAACAAATTTCTGTTCcagttttgaactttctaattcaaagaatccagaaaaaagttTCACAATTTCTGCAATAATATtgagcagcatattagaatgatttctgacagATCATTCtgaagattttttaattttaagatgttaaaaagtttaaagttattttttaattgtaataatattttaaaaatataattgtttttattgtatttctgtATAAACGCAGCCTGGGtgagcaacttttttttttaatcttattgaccctcaaacttttgaacagtagtgtacatatataaattaaagtgatagttcacccaaaaatgaaaattctgtcattaatttctcagcctcatgttgttccaaacccataagtcttttgttcatcttcggaacacaaatgaagatctttttgatgaaatctgagagctttctgtccctccataaaCAGCTATAAAATTACTACaattttgacgcttcaaaaagttcataaagagatagaGATTGTAAAAACTAATCCATATCAATCaaacggtttagtccaaatttctgaagggacacgatcactttataaagatgaacagattgaatttaggcttatattcacatataaacattcatcaccTCACACATCAtttatggtaaacggaagctcaagcatgtttgcttgacacaTGCGAGAACATGTGTTACagagcacgtttgagcttccggaagaggtttgttctcacgcgtcaagcaggttcagttgagcttctgtttatgttcgctgatcaatgtttaaatgtgaataaaagcctaacgAAAATAAAAgggaacgaaagtcttacaggtttggaacgacatgagggtgagtaattagtgacaattttaatttttgggtgaacatttTGCACATTCCTACAATTAAGTGAGTGGTATTACCTGTAGCTGCTCTGGTTTTGGTAGTAGTCAGAGCTTTGGAATTGTTCTTGGCTGGAGCTCTGGTGGTCGATACGGTCTCAACTGTACAAACACAAAGAGTCTTCAACAACAGCATGAAGGCATCAAAGTTTGCTTCAAGACAAACGGCAGCGAAACCATTTCAATTTGATTGATTATAATGATTTGCATTTGGTAATATGAAAACCAGACAATTTAAACGAGCAGGACAAACCTTTCTTTGGAACAGCATGTCTTTCAACTGCAGGCtgtaataacaacaaaaacagaagtacataataaaaaaacaaaaatggcaTGATTTCAAACTGTGACCACAGAAATCCAAAGGTAAAAGTTACAACATACACATACTTATATgttcagatttatttaaacaaaggCAAGAGAACATAaaactaccgttcaaaaatgtggggtcagtatgtttttgaaagaagtatcttatgcttACCATGGCTGGAATTATCAAATATGcaatgatcaaaaatacagtaaaaacagtaatattgtgaaatattaatacaaattaaaatttaatttactcCTGTAATTTTAAGCAGATTTTtaagcagtcattactccagtcgtcagtgtcacatgacccttcagaaatcattctaatatgctgatttattgctcaagaaacatttcttattttgaaaactgctgcttaatatttttgtggaaacagtgaatTTTTTATTCCTAAAgtattttttcaaatcttttgtaacaaatgtatttgttgtcacttctgatcaatttaatgcatccttgccgatttaataattaaaataaataaaatatcttacggaccccaaacttttaaatggtagtgtgtaTATAAAGTTAACAAGCTAATGAGTGCAGTTCTTTCCATGTAGGCCATTGTTTGAGCATCCTTACCAGCTCAACACAGGATTCATTGGTTCAACCAATGGTGCGAGTTAGCAGCAAgattatatgtttgttgttGACCAATGGCAGACAGGGGGAATGTTCAGGGAAATTTGTTTGAAAACTcgcattttttgtcatttcactTTGTGACAGtagtggtgcagaaattacacacttacATACCTTTTGATTTTGCATCATTGAGCGGGTCACTCGTGTGGACTGGTTAGTTTCTGTGATCTGTCATGAGGAGAAATGAGATGGGAAATAAAGTACTCTTTGTTATAGTCTGACTTGTTATTTGTTATTCCCATCACTCACCTTGCCTCTGCCTGGTCCAGCTGTGTTGGAAGGCAGATACCCAAGCGGCTGAGGCTTATACAGGCCGACCTTAAACAcgcctttcttttctttctcacGCTTTTCCTTCTCTTTCTGCAACATCTTGTTTTCTTTGTAGCGAGCGAGCATCTTTTTCCTCTCCTCAGCTGCAGCATTTGCATCTGTTAAGTACAATGGTAACTACTTCAAAACAAGGCCATGCCAACAcagaatcaaacaacaaaactaaCTACGATATTAACCATTAGCTGTATTTGTTTGGGGTGCTTTGTCTTGGGTGGCCATGATGCTGGACACATCCATTGAGAGCTCGATCTCCGGCAGCTGGTCGAGGTGCCTGCGCAGGTTTTGGATCTTCTCTCGGTTCTCTTTCTGAGATTGAGACCTACGTCTGGACATCTTCAGCCGGATCATAGACACACTGCTGTCCCGCTTGTACAGGTGAGCGAAGCGAGAGTCCATCCTACAAAAGTTTTCACAACAAGAACAGTAAATTACCTAATGCAGTGGTTCTCTATTAGTGGGTCGTGACTCGTAACCCAAAACTTGTTTgaaggggccagttgcataaacctCTTAGACTAGTCATCTAAGTCATAGTTagtcatctaatttttttttctttaagactggCCATAACTTTAAGTTACTTAAACAGGTAGATTATCTAATTTGAGATCTAAAAATTAAGACAAACTCTTGCCCCTTTGACTAACTGCAGTTGTTTATAATGCAGGTCTGTTTTTAGAGCAAATGCAGAAAAACTAAACGTAAATAATACAACCCTGTATAAACATAATTTTGCTTAGTTAGGACAGCTTATCAATAAATAGGCTTATCAACTTTTTCAAGGGAGATTAAACACTTTCATATCTTTGTTGTTGACATACTGActttgtcattttcattctcTGAGCATCCTGTCAgagttttggtttgttttagataaaaaacaaaacaaatacaaccAAAATGTagtaaagtaaaaaacaaaaaaaacaaaaaaaacatgtttatttcttATAGGAGGACTCTTTATATTCACATTTGTAATATAAAATTCAAATATTATCGTTCCTGAAGCAACACAGCAACAACACATGATCACAATTTTGCTCACTATACCAAACCATACGTTGTGAACGTTTGGAAGTTGTACACAATGGCAAACTAAGTTTAATTGTAAACCTTCTGATAGAAATAATAAGAGCGATTTCTTACCTTTATATTAAGGTGGGTTTCCGGAAGTGAAGAATGCTATATCCAAAGACTAAATAATAATTCGCAATATCTATATTCCGTAAACAAACGTTTACATGTCCTAAACGTACATACACAAGATGGCGGGCAGGTTTTGAAAAGTGAATAtagctcttctgattggcttcTCCGCAACAGAGAACCCCCCCGTTGATTGGTTAAAATTTGATGACGAGTTATGCGCCGCCCATTTACACATCCTCCTGACCCTGATAAGAGGCGCTGTACTGTAGCTATATGTTATTACTTTAATTCACCAGCTGTCTATGATATTTCAAAGGTGATATTTCTTTTGGGACTACTGCAGACGATTAATCCATTACATtcctcaaataaataaataaatcacacatGCTACATGTTGCTCTATCCGttattattttgaatgattGTATTTGGAAAGGTAAGCCTCTTGCTGAGGATAAAAGTCAAGGTGGATCACCTTGACCAGATGTCCGGATATAATCATACATTCTGGCGTTTTGTATGATGCAATTAGCACAATTCTTCCCAAGCCATGTAAGGTTAATAATTTTCATCATAGAACATTCACTTTTCAGGCTAACaacttataaatcataaaactaCTGGTTGTGACACTAAATTCAAAGTATGAAAATGATTATAAACCAGAATCAAGTATTTATATCACTTAAAGGCTACATGAAAGCTGGAATAATAATTCAATATGCAAGGAAAATCTGGATCAGATACGCTTCATACAACTCTTGTCTTAATCAGCATGAGGCAGTCAGAGACTTGAAATCTGTATCAAAACTGGAGCATGACAGCAAATTATTCTTAGATCTTATAACAATTTGAACAGTGATGTGTATTTGAACAAGAACAGCAAACTACATTTAATGaaactgtaaatttatttttaagtaatgtaTGTTAAACCATGATACTGATGACATGATGACATTTAaaataagaggaaaaaaaaatagcttgaCAGATTCATATCCTGAATTTCATCCTAATTGTATCTGTAAGGGATAAAATTAATCTGAACAATGggaatgaaacacaaaagagagGATAGCTAATGGATGCTTAAACATGAcaatatgtacaaaaaaaaaaccaaatgaaaagaggtaattacagtaaaattcagattttataattaattacaagGAAGCAACCACATTTTTGTatagattaaataaaaatctaaaaaattgCATGatgtgaaaaatcatttttacaatgCAATTATTGCATTACACTGATGCTGTCAGTAAAACCTGAACAGTTGACAGTTTTAGTGTAGTGAAGTAGTCCATGCCCATCATATCTCTTCAGtccaagaaaaaaatattattgaattgTGTTGCACACAGCCTTTTCACCTCCTCTGTAACACAAATAGAAGGTTGGTGAGAGTTTATATCAAAAGAAAGGTTTTCAACACACTAACTTttaaatcaacttaaaaaaaaaaaaactgtgataaAATGTTAACTAGTAGATTTTGAATAATTTCACCACCATTATATTCACCAATTCATTGTTTGGTAAATAAATTTAGCATACCATTCACTTCAATGAGGTTGGCATTCTTCTGGTTTAAAATGACGTACAACTCCCTCTGATCAGACTTCTTTCCAACAACCCAGTAATCGGTCATCGCTTTAACAATGATTTCCTCATCCTCATCCACCCTACAAAATATGCACAGACACTGGGTTTCATTCACTAACCGTGCACACGCACACATTTGTGTGATATCAGTGTATGaaaattttcaaaaacaaatcatGATTCATCAATAACGTTTGTACTTTTAGGCGGAAGTTCTTTTGTGCGTTCGAACATGAATAAACCATGCAATTATTAGTGAACAATCCCAATAAATACTGATTTATTTTCTGGTAAAAAATTGTcagtgttcatttttttcctataCATCTATTTATGCCTCGTACACACTGGACGATTTTAGCCCTGATTTTCACTCACCACTTGCGCGAGAACTCCTGTCTCAAACGTGATCTTACATTATTTCCTGTAACATTTCTTGCATGTTTGGTTGTGAAACGTAGTTTGTAGACCAGACAGAGTTGTCAGCGATTCTTCCTATTGAAATGTTGTGTAATGTGTGACCCCCTGTCTCCGATCGGTCATGTAATGTGCACACAACAGCAACTAAATGTTAGCCCAGTCAGTCGTGTAGTGTGAGAAGAACAGAGATCCGACGACTttaaaaatcgtgcagtgtgtCCACCCGGCATTATTCCAAAATACTTTTACAAAATGCAATTCAAACATACAAAGCCTTCAATAAATACCtctttaataaaatcaatgGCACTGCTTACCGTGCAAAATCGCAGTTGATGTCTCCGAGGATTTTCATGAGGTCCGGATGGACAGAGGTGAGGGACACACTGGCCGTCTTGCGCATGTGGATGGTGCTTTTCTCAGCCAAATTCATGTGGTTGAAGTAGATGAATTTAAACTGAGGTTCCTTCTCTGGCCTACAACAACAATTTTGAAAAATTTATTAAAGCTGTGCTACAGTATTCCCTCCTAGTGCAACATGCAAGGAAGAATAAAAGCAGTTATGTGTCCTTAAAGTGTGATAAGTGCCATGTAAGTTGATATGAGGGATTGTACCACACAAAACAATACTGCATACCACGCAGGGCTCAGGTAAGATAAGGACACACTGTTTAGATATGATTAATGGATAAGCTCCGGTAACTGCTACTGGAAGAGAGATGATACAGTGGAATGCCTGTGAGTGAAAGCCTTGTCCATATTTCTGAATGGTTACCTGGGTCACAGGATGACCCAGTCATTTAAGATTGATGGATGTGCGAGCAGTGAAGCAGGACTCATTTGAAAGAGTTGCAGTGACAGCTCAacatacatacactatattgccaaaagttttgggacgcctgcctttacgattacattcttaatccgtagggtttaatatggagttggcccacgctttgcagctataacagcttcaactcatctgggaaggctttccgcAAGGTTtgaggagtgtgtttatgggaatttttgaccattcttctagaagcgcatttgtgaggtcaggcagtgatgttggacgagaaggcctggctcgcagtcttcgctctaattcatcccaaaggtgttctatcgggttgtagtcaggactctgtgcaggccagtcaagttcctccacaccaaactcgctcatccatgtctttatggaccttgctttgtgcactggtgtgcagtcatttTGGAACATGAAGGGGCCATCctcaaactgttcccacaaagttgggagcatgaaattgtccaaaatgttttggtatgctgaagcattaagtgttcctttcactggaactaaggggccaaaaaacaaccccacaccataatcccccctccaccaaactttacacttacACTTAAGTATACCTTTATGTTATCATTTAATgatttgaggtttttttttatttctagtaCACATCTTAACATTTGATTTTTGAAGTGAAGCTCTGGAGTAGTACTGACCCTGATATCCTCCGGTTGATGTTGTACTGCTCACATATGTCAGACGCCAGCAGGGTTAGTTGAGGACCAACCAGGCTGTCTAGTTGCTCACAAAACTCACGACTCAAATCCACTGCCGCTATGAGCACAGAGGAAAGCAGAGTTTGAGAGAACAGTTAACATTTGACTGATTTCCTAATATAAGTcaaatgttaacaaaaaagcataataagttaaaatagctttaaaaagacACTTACCATTTACCATGAAGCATACAGCTGCACTCATTGCCTAGATAAGTAACATTCAACATGTGTTACATGTAATAACATGTAAAACATGAACTTGCTTCTTTTTCAGTAAAgataatgaaaaatatctttatttatatttagaaataacaataataatagattaatataaatgataatattaatgattaattatcattattattaaaaatgtttttattaataataaataaataaataaataaaaacatggatGTTAAGTAATTAATCAATATCATGATTAATCAATATCTATGAAAAGTTCATTGATTCAAGGGTTAGTtgactcaaaaatgaaaattctgtcatttattattcaccatcatgttgttccaaacccgcaagaccttcgttcatcttcagaacacaaattaagatatttttgataaaatccaagtGGTTTTTATCTCCATTAGAAAGCAACTTAATTactacattcaaggtccagagaagtagtaaaatAGTCatcatgactacagtggttcaaccttaatgttatgaagcgacgagaatactttatgtacgcaaaaaaaaaaaaaaaaaaaaaaaaaatgactttattcaacaatttcttctctaccctgtcagtctcctacgccaGGGGTTTTCAACCTATGGGGGGGGCCCGCGAGCACCTGTTAATTCAGAAGCACACACTGGAGTGAAACAGCTATAAATGTGAGATTTTACTAGCAAATATTTAGTCATCCACTAGAGGGGGCAATTTGACTATTCTCCCAGCTAATCATTGGCTATGGTTACAGCAGGTTTGGTGCAACTGAATTTTagcaaaacaactaaaaacaaaatagacTGGTGGCTTGTAAAAATCAAGAATATCATAGATGATAAAAACTaaggttaaactgaatgaaaaacaaGCTCAGCCGTCACTCTAAAGTCGGTAagctgtttatatttttaatttttttgtttttaacgaATATCCTGTCTACACCGGACGTGAGCGGTGCGATGCAACACATAAAATCCCACAGTAAATTGATGCCtcgttctatttctgacatactccgTTACTTTTGACACAAagaacaaatggatttgcaatggTCACTgttgcatccagtgtagacatcCTCAAGCTGTTGTGGCAATGTGCGACGAGACGCGTAGAAATGGGATTTGCACACTTTATGCAGCATATTAAGTAATATAGCAATGATGCTCAACAGCATCAAGTCATATATGCATGATGTTTGCGTTGGTTGGGGGGGCGcaagtgaaattaaataaacgCAGGGGGGCACCtgtcctacgcagttgacgcagtgcagtgattccgtgtttacatctgaacgccggctcagtattggttgacgcctgttcacgtgagcaccaagacacatgcgtgtgatgctgacacaggagccatCCTATACAGAGTCGGCATTCTAACGAAGAAAACGAAAGCTCTGCAATGTGCCTTCAGCGTAAACTACATAGGAGAacgagaggaaattgttgaataaaatcattatttttgttttgtttttgcggacaaaaagtattctcattgcttcataacattaaggttgaaccactgctgtcacattgactattttaacgatgtctttactacttttctggaccctgaatgtggtaatttcgttgctttctactggag from Ctenopharyngodon idella isolate HZGC_01 chromosome 12, HZGC01, whole genome shotgun sequence carries:
- the dlgap5 gene encoding disks large-associated protein 5 isoform X1, which produces MDSRFAHLYKRDSSVSMIRLKMSRRRSQSQKENREKIQNLRRHLDQLPEIELSMDVSSIMATQDKAPQTNTANDANAAAEERKKMLARYKENKMLQKEKEKREKEKKGVFKVGLYKPQPLGYLPSNTAGPGRGKITETNQSTRVTRSMMQNQKPAVERHAVPKKVETVSTTRAPAKNNSKALTTTKTRAATVEPSVRAPTTRSAAKMTPVAVVKPAADSRTTKTRSTVKCPAAPSSGRGKATQGNTKTNIENKPAEKKDTAVNSVVSEEEEPKAAPPSFAPQGFVFQPPVGLSSFEPAPLSPRSASAFLSPSILSEASVEPTFPSPPKPVDPASSLSSPPPSLSTPPPDLPTNPPSVSSPPPAPSSPLPSTSAAPFPPSSPLEPQHDVAYFRAVMASETERLTGLSELWESRFDDASIPEEMRDRMRTAVGQARLLMKERFSQFNGLVDDCDLGRGEKITTCTDLQGFWDMVYFQVEDVNKKFNALKEAEAKDWKEEVKPVARKRVAKKPPALGGKAGAGGGASAAAKSRLAAVKAAMRAKQTEQKAVESDNIQDDAGPASTLPAQTVVFHGGFFQVESPVKPSGAVRRSCRISTVSSPCGSKFSTPGRQCRSNAVSHASPLPCVSATPSRNRHPKVLPASTPLRSAEPLPQSPRAPQISPDHNQTIHVSPDTEPCSNSQPHYDLSSTCTSHTQPDISNGPENSPVDQSHCLPSQSEHLADCSEPQLEDCMPEYMLSPSSQEDPQEDMVSEESLPASTGVDAGLDTLAQCSSHTSSSEADQNACAPASPILMPSTPTKDLSISTDLSNEVISAFNGSPNSTNVEMTGNQEDEGATDLDFERYLQPTVRYSMSPGLATERFSLGVVDAEMESPVSPVTPTEEHPVDVLATPTALPRLVFTPRTSQMSDSLLLFTPEQKERVRQSVCERDLITFTPPTNK
- the dlgap5 gene encoding disks large-associated protein 5 isoform X2, which translates into the protein MDSRFAHLYKRDSSVSMIRLKMSRRRSQSQKENREKIQNLRRHLDQLPEIELSMDVSSIMATQDKAPQTNTANDANAAAEERKKMLARYKENKMLQKEKEKREKEKKGVFKVGLYKPQPLGYLPSNTAGPGRGKITETNQSTRVTRSMMQNQKPAVERHAVPKKVETVSTTRAPAKNNSKALTTTKTRAATVEPSVRAPTTRSAAKMTPVAVVKPAADSRTTKTRSTVKCPAAPSSGRGKATQGNTKTNIENKPAEKKDTAVNSVVSEEEEPKAAPPSFAPQGFVFQPPVGLSSFEPAPLSPRSASAFLSPSILSEASVEPTFPSPPKPVDPASSLSSPPPSLSTPPPDLPTNPPSVSSPPPAPSSPLPSTSAAPFPPSSPLEPQHDVAYFRAVMASETERLTGLSELWESRFDDASIPEEMRDRMRTAVGQARLLMKERFSQFNGLVDDCDLGRGEKITTCTDLQGFWDMVYFQVEDVNKKFNALKEAEAKDWKEEVKPVARKRVAKKPPALGGKAGAGGGASAAAKSRLAAVKAAMRAKQTEQKAVESDNIQDDAGPASTLPAQTVVFHGGFFQVESPVKPSGAVRRSCRISTVSSPCGSKFSTPGRQCRSNAVSHASPLPCVSATPSRNRHPKVLPASTPLRSAEPLPQSPRAPQISPDHNQTIHVSPDTEPCSNSQPHYDLSSTCTSHTQPDISNGPENSPVDQSHCLPSQSEHLADCSEPQLEDCMPEYMLSPSSQEDPQEDMVSEESLPASTGVDAGLDTLAQCSSHTSSSEADQNACAPASPILMPSTPTKDLSISTDLSNEVISAFNGSPNSTNVEMTGNQEDEGATDLDFERYLQPTVRYSMSPGLATERFSLGVVDAEMESPVSPVTPTEEHPVDVLATPTDVGQSVAVHPRAEGESETVSV